Below is a window of Demequina muriae DNA.
GGCCCGTACTGCTGCTCCTTCATGCGCTCGAGCGCCTGCTCATGGAGGATGCGGTTGGTCTTCATGAGGTCGGAGAGGATTCCCAGCGCCAGCGACAGCCCGGCGCCCACCAGCATGATGGTGCCGAAGATCAACGACTGGATGTGGTTGCCGTCGTTGCCGAGGGCGCGCAGGATGACGAACCGCACGAACGGGATCGCGCCCAGGATGCCGAACAGCGAGGCGAGCCACGCGAACAGCATCCACGGGCGGAACATGATCGACGAGCGCAGGATCGCCTGCGCAGACTTCAGCATGTGCTCCCCGACGTTGCGGAACAGCCGCGACTCGCGCGTCTTGGGGTTGGTGATGATCGGGACCGACGCGATCGCAAGGCGCTTGTCGCCCGCTTGGATGATCGTCTCCATCGTGTAGCTGAACCGCGTGACGATGTTGAGGCGGTACAGCGAGTACCGCGAGTACGCGCGGAAGCCCGAGGCCGCATCGGGCAGGCGCGTGCCGGCCGCGCGGTTCACCACCCAGGAGCCGAACCGCTGCATCGTCTTCTTGAACGGGGAGAAGTGCGCGATGGTGTGCGTCTGCCGATCGCCGATGACGATCTCCGCCTCGCCCGCGACGATGGGGGCGACCAGGTCGCCGATGCGGTGCTGCGGGTATTGGTTGTCACCATCGGTGTTGACCACGATGTCCGCGCCGCGGGAGAGGGCGTGGTCGATGCCATCGCGGAACGACTGTGCGAGCCCCATGGTGCGGACGTGCCGGATCACATGTGCGCCGTGCTCGTGGGCGATCCGCGAGGTCCCGTCGGACGAGCCGTCATCGATCACCACGACTTCGATCTCGTCGATGCCGGGGATGGCGGTGGGAATGCCCGCGAGGACCTCGCCGAGGGTCGCCTCTTCGTCGAGGCAGGGGATCTGGACGACGAGCTTCACGGCATTCAGGCTAGTGGTCGGAGCCGGTGCTGCGGCGCTGCCTGTGACGGAGCTGGTTGATCGCGACGCCGACGAGGGGCGCGAGGACCAGGCCTCCGATGGCCCCGCCAGCGGCCGCACCGGCAAGCGACTCGCCCGCCAGCGTGGGAGCGAGCGCCGGTCCGAGCCATGCCTGGCCGACGAGCCCGCCCACCAGACCGCTGAGCACTCC
It encodes the following:
- a CDS encoding glycosyltransferase family 2 protein yields the protein MKLVVQIPCLDEEATLGEVLAGIPTAIPGIDEIEVVVIDDGSSDGTSRIAHEHGAHVIRHVRTMGLAQSFRDGIDHALSRGADIVVNTDGDNQYPQHRIGDLVAPIVAGEAEIVIGDRQTHTIAHFSPFKKTMQRFGSWVVNRAAGTRLPDAASGFRAYSRYSLYRLNIVTRFSYTMETIIQAGDKRLAIASVPIITNPKTRESRLFRNVGEHMLKSAQAILRSSIMFRPWMLFAWLASLFGILGAIPFVRFVILRALGNDGNHIQSLIFGTIMLVGAGLSLALGILSDLMKTNRILHEQALERMKEQQYGPAMSPLQRFEPDAAEDA